In Burkholderia contaminans, the following proteins share a genomic window:
- a CDS encoding MFS transporter yields the protein MNRFTSPGWRLAAIVLVGLNLRPALAAVGPLLDMIQRATGLSDGAASLLTTIPILLMGLGALSARRLQRLTGIAGGVWLGVALIGLACVSRIGAQHAWLLLASACCAGVGIAMVQALLPGFVKAHFATRIGGAMGVYSTSIMGGAVLASVVAPFAAARWGWLPALAGWALPAVVAALAWPLASRGGDALAAGPTSASNAQPSRSPRAWRLALFFGIATGAYTLVLAWLPPYYMRLGWSPTAAGSLLGGVTLAEVVAGLTISATIDRLPDRRPALYASIASLLVGLLVMLAAPEALALPAALLLGAGIGALFPLSLIVTVDHAATPADAASLTGFVQGIGYLIAGLFPFGAGIVRQHLADLTPAWIAMACLCVALFALAAGFAPKRVLQAARA from the coding sequence ATGAATCGCTTCACTTCCCCCGGATGGCGGCTCGCCGCCATCGTCCTTGTCGGGCTGAACCTGCGGCCGGCGCTTGCCGCGGTCGGCCCGCTGCTCGACATGATCCAGCGCGCGACCGGCCTCAGCGACGGCGCGGCCAGCCTGCTGACGACGATCCCGATCCTGTTGATGGGCCTCGGCGCACTGAGTGCGCGGCGCCTGCAGCGCCTGACCGGGATTGCGGGCGGCGTCTGGCTGGGCGTCGCGCTGATCGGGCTCGCCTGCGTGTCGCGCATCGGCGCGCAGCACGCGTGGCTGCTGCTCGCGAGCGCCTGCTGCGCGGGCGTCGGGATCGCGATGGTGCAGGCGCTGCTGCCCGGCTTCGTGAAGGCGCATTTCGCGACGCGGATCGGCGGTGCGATGGGCGTCTATTCGACGTCGATCATGGGCGGCGCCGTGCTCGCGAGCGTCGTCGCGCCGTTCGCCGCGGCGCGCTGGGGCTGGCTCCCCGCGCTCGCGGGCTGGGCGCTGCCGGCCGTGGTGGCCGCGCTGGCGTGGCCGCTGGCCAGTCGCGGCGGCGACGCGCTCGCCGCCGGGCCGACGTCGGCGTCGAATGCGCAGCCGTCGCGCTCGCCGCGCGCGTGGCGGCTCGCGCTGTTCTTCGGCATCGCGACGGGCGCATACACGCTCGTGCTCGCGTGGCTGCCGCCGTACTACATGCGGCTCGGCTGGTCGCCGACGGCGGCCGGCAGCCTGCTCGGCGGCGTGACGCTCGCGGAAGTCGTCGCAGGGCTGACGATCTCGGCGACGATCGACCGCCTGCCCGATCGCCGCCCCGCGCTGTACGCGTCGATCGCGTCGCTGTTGGTCGGCTTGCTGGTGATGCTGGCCGCGCCCGAGGCGCTGGCGTTGCCGGCCGCGCTGTTGCTGGGCGCGGGAATCGGCGCGCTGTTTCCGCTGTCGCTGATCGTCACCGTTGACCATGCCGCGACGCCGGCCGATGCCGCGTCGCTGACGGGGTTCGTGCAGGGCATCGGCTACCTGATCGCCGGGCTGTTCCCGTTCGGGGCGGGCATCGTGCGCCAGCACCTCGCGGACCTGACGCCCGCTTGGATCGCGATGGCCTGCCTGTGTGTCGCGCTGTTCGCGCTGGCGGCGGGGTTTGCGCCGAAGCGGGTCCTGCAGGCCGCGCGTGCGTAG